AAGGCGGCGGACCCCGATCTGCGGACCGGACGACGTGAACCCGGACGCGACGACCGGGCTCCAGGACTCGAGCCGTTCAAACAACGAGCCCCCGCGCGAGCTGACGTTCGCCTCCCTGTGGATCTTGTTGATTCGGGGCGGATTGCGCTGGTTTGATTTCGTTTCGCAAATCGACCGAGGTCAATGGAGCGACCAGAGGGAGCGGATGTTCGGTGCGAGTGGGCCGGGCGTTGCGGAAACCGCTTCCTGCGGGCGCGGCTTCCATGAGAAGGCCCCCCCTGTCAACCGAAATCTGCTTGCCGGTTGACGTGGACTGCCCTTCGCCGACCAGCGGGAGGCGCTTCACCGCCTCGAGCTTCTTCCTCTTAGATTGTCTCTGGCCGTGTCACGCGGACCGGCCCCCGCCCGACCAGCGGGAGGCGTCGCCTCTCGAGCCATTCCAGCCAGTTTCCAGCCGCCACATCGCCCCGCTTCCATTCGCACTCTTCGTGGAGCTTTTTGCTCCGGTGTCAGTTGGGGTCCTCAATTGTGGTGGGTGCTGCTATCTCCAGTGTCGAACTGGCGGCCTCCGTGAACCGGATGCCGGCGTTCCGCCGCGCCCTCGCAGTCACCCGAACTCGGCGATTGGCTACTGACTCCATTCGGCTCGAATTCCGCATTCCTCAATCCCTGCCGCTGACGCCAACTAACCACAACTGCACTATGCAGCCGCCGGCTTGGCCTTCGCCCGGCTATTGCGCAGCGGCTCGTAAACCTCTCCACTTACCCACAACTGATGCAGCAGCACCGCCAGCTTCCTCGCCACTGCCACCACCGCTCGTTTCTTCGCGTTCTTCCGCCCCCGTTCGGCCAGCTTCAGCCCCCAGCGCCGCAAGTCCGTGTCCGGACCTCGCCAGCCCAGAACATAGTGCGCTCCCTGCACCAGCAGCACCCGCAGATACCCGTCTCCTTCCTTGGTGATCGGCAACTCCGGCTCGTCTTGTCCGGAGTTGGATCGCCGCGGCCGCAATCCCACGTAGCAGCCGGCGTCACGGCTCCTCCGGAATCGCTTTGGATCGTCGATGGTCAGCACAAACGTCAGCGCGATCAGATCTCCCACACCACTTACTTGCTTCAGCAGCTTCGTCTCCGGGTACTTACTCTTCGCCGCCTCCGCGATCTTTTTATCGTAAGCGCGGATCTGCTCGGTCAGCGATCGCACCTGCTTCAGTAACGGCTCCAGCGCAGTGCGCAACGGCGTCGGCAGCTCGGCCAGGTGTTCCGGACCCAGTGCCTCGGCCGCGCAATGCGGCAGCCGCTCCCCGGCCGCCTTCGCCAGCCCCCGCGCCGCATTCGCCACCTTCGTGCGCGCGCCCACCAGCACTGCCCGGCCGCGGATCACCATCAGGTCCGCCTGCGCCTCCTCGCCACGATGCCGGATCGGCCTCAGCAGCCGCGGATCCGCCCGCGCCAGCCGCGCTAACGTC
This sequence is a window from Acidobacteriota bacterium. Protein-coding genes within it:
- a CDS encoding IS110 family transposase gives rise to the protein MNMKKQNKHSIDSKGPQWGPMPARTVGVDIGDKHSWCCTLDEHGEVINLARVATSKKALGKKFETMEPCRIGLEVGTHSPWISRLLESFGHEVIVANAREMKAISQSSRKDDRVDAETLARLARADPRLLRPIRHRGEEAQADLMVIRGRAVLVGARTKVANAARGLAKAAGERLPHCAAEALGPEHLAELPTPLRTALEPLLKQVRSLTEQIRAYDKKIAEAAKSKYPETKLLKQVSGVGDLIALTFVLTIDDPKRFRRSRDAGCYVGLRPRRSNSGQDEPELPITKEGDGYLRVLLVQGAHYVLGWRGPDTDLRRWGLKLAERGRKNAKKRAVVAVARKLAVLLHQLWVSGEVYEPLRNSRAKAKPAAA